One segment of Streptomyces bathyalis DNA contains the following:
- a CDS encoding gas vesicle protein, translating to MEPELPGSGFADAVAAGTRSASDGFGEGMAEENGLAGRQVALIDLLDRLLSGGAVLTGDLVLSIADVDLVRINLRAVIHSVTPDDPAPW from the coding sequence ATGGAACCTGAACTGCCCGGCAGCGGCTTCGCCGACGCTGTCGCAGCGGGCACCCGCTCGGCCTCGGACGGCTTCGGCGAGGGCATGGCCGAGGAGAACGGACTGGCCGGCCGCCAGGTCGCCCTCATCGACCTGCTGGACCGGCTGCTGTCGGGCGGCGCCGTGCTGACCGGTGACCTCGTGCTGTCCATCGCGGACGTCGACCTGGTGCGCATCAACCTGCGCGCCGTCATCCACTCGGTCACCCCCGACGACCCGGCGCCGTGGTGA
- a CDS encoding gas vesicle protein GvpG — MGLITQLLTLPLAPVRGALWVMDQVVLTAERQYYDPEPVRRQLAELEQELLDGRITEEEFDRVEDELLDELEWRKAWQRQHQERS, encoded by the coding sequence ATGGGCCTCATCACACAACTGCTGACCCTGCCGCTCGCCCCGGTGCGCGGAGCGCTGTGGGTCATGGACCAGGTCGTTCTCACCGCTGAGCGGCAGTACTACGACCCGGAACCCGTGCGCCGGCAGCTCGCCGAGCTGGAGCAGGAACTGCTCGACGGCCGCATCACGGAGGAGGAGTTCGACCGGGTCGAGGACGAGCTCCTGGACGAGCTGGAGTGGCGTAAGGCCTGGCAGCGACAACATCAGGAGCGCTCATGA
- a CDS encoding gas vesicle protein K translates to MTSEPGPASGPQHEPRPKPEPEAERGPARPESGKPPAGLPDGVALDDVARSAARAFELLPAGPDEHSPRGDGRLAQRLRTDPDSVERDLMKLVLTIVELLRQLMERTALNRVDQGDLSEDQEERIGMTLMILHERMTELCERYGLTMEDLNLDLGPLGSLLPRQDG, encoded by the coding sequence ATGACGAGCGAGCCCGGGCCCGCGAGCGGGCCCCAGCACGAACCCCGGCCCAAGCCGGAGCCCGAGGCCGAACGCGGGCCCGCGCGGCCGGAGTCGGGCAAGCCACCGGCGGGGCTGCCGGACGGCGTCGCACTGGACGACGTGGCGCGCTCGGCGGCCCGCGCGTTCGAGTTGCTGCCCGCCGGACCGGACGAACACAGCCCCCGCGGCGACGGCAGACTGGCCCAGCGGCTGCGCACGGACCCGGACTCGGTCGAGCGCGACCTGATGAAACTCGTGCTGACGATCGTGGAGTTGCTGCGTCAGCTCATGGAACGCACCGCCCTGAACAGGGTCGACCAGGGTGACCTGAGCGAGGACCAGGAGGAGCGGATCGGCATGACGCTGATGATCCTCCATGAGCGCATGACCGAGTTGTGCGAGCGCTACGGGCTGACGATGGAGGACCTCAACCTCGATCTGGGGCCGCTCGGTTCGCTCCTGCCGCGCCAGGACGGATAG
- a CDS encoding DUF5947 family protein encodes MTGAAPGVADVPGGRLRALLERPATGTSGTPAAAESAEDERCDLCAEPVPEGHRHMLDVQQSSVLCTCGPCSLLFGQSTAGGRHYKLLPERRTSLEGFRIDGMLWARLRVPVGLAFFVRDGASGEVGVGYPSPLGVTRSAVGPEDWEELARGYPELAELADDVEALLVHRSDGADEHWIVPLDDCYRLAALVRTHWRGLSGGPEVREHIEAFFAGLAGPSPRSRTS; translated from the coding sequence GTGACCGGTGCGGCACCGGGCGTGGCCGACGTACCGGGCGGCCGGCTCCGGGCCCTGCTGGAGCGGCCGGCCACTGGCACCTCGGGGACCCCCGCAGCCGCGGAATCAGCCGAGGACGAGCGGTGCGACCTGTGTGCCGAGCCGGTGCCGGAGGGGCACCGGCACATGCTGGACGTCCAGCAGAGCTCGGTGCTGTGCACCTGCGGGCCGTGCTCCCTCCTCTTCGGGCAGAGCACGGCGGGCGGCAGGCACTACAAACTGCTGCCCGAACGCAGGACCTCGCTGGAGGGCTTCCGTATCGACGGGATGCTCTGGGCCAGGCTCCGCGTGCCCGTCGGCCTGGCCTTCTTCGTACGCGACGGCGCGTCCGGCGAGGTCGGCGTGGGGTATCCGAGCCCGCTGGGCGTGACCCGTTCGGCCGTCGGCCCGGAGGACTGGGAAGAGCTCGCACGGGGGTACCCGGAGCTGGCAGAACTCGCGGACGACGTGGAGGCGCTGCTGGTGCACCGCTCGGACGGCGCGGACGAGCACTGGATCGTCCCGCTCGACGACTGCTACCGGCTCGCGGCTCTCGTCCGCACCCATTGGCGGGGGCTGTCCGGCGGCCCCGAGGTGCGCGAGCACATCGAGGCGTTCTTCGCGGGACTGGCCGGGCCGTCCCCGCGGTCCCGCACCAGCTGA
- a CDS encoding hydrogenase maturation protease: protein MTTASGRTVQVGDVRLGRGSRVRLRPRQSADVLDLALTGRTAEVDAVEEDLEGRIHVVVTLDGDDGRDFRTGLGHRFFFTPEEVEPVEDAPAGPRILIAGIGNMFMADDAFGPEVVGAMRGRTLPEGVHIADFGIRGMDLAYRLLDGYDVAVLVDAAPRGKEPGTVHVIDPGPLGALPDAAERAVPQAHGMDPVQVLALARQLADGTEELPRVLVLGCEPAVRMRGDEPDVVVGLSEPVRAAVTVAADMLESLTGELLRDPQADLSRPAVGR from the coding sequence ATGACGACGGCTTCGGGACGCACGGTCCAGGTCGGGGACGTACGGCTGGGCCGCGGAAGCCGCGTGCGGCTGCGGCCCCGCCAGTCCGCGGACGTGCTCGATCTGGCGCTCACGGGACGCACTGCGGAGGTCGATGCCGTCGAGGAGGACCTGGAGGGCCGCATCCACGTCGTCGTGACGCTGGACGGCGACGACGGACGGGACTTCCGCACCGGCCTGGGCCACCGCTTCTTCTTCACCCCGGAAGAGGTGGAGCCCGTCGAGGACGCCCCCGCGGGCCCGCGGATCCTCATCGCGGGCATCGGCAACATGTTCATGGCCGACGACGCCTTCGGGCCGGAGGTCGTGGGCGCCATGCGCGGACGGACCCTCCCGGAGGGCGTGCACATCGCGGACTTCGGCATCCGCGGCATGGACCTGGCCTACCGGCTGCTGGACGGCTACGACGTCGCCGTACTCGTCGACGCGGCGCCCCGCGGCAAGGAGCCGGGCACGGTCCACGTGATCGATCCCGGGCCGCTCGGCGCGCTGCCGGACGCCGCCGAGCGCGCCGTGCCGCAGGCGCACGGCATGGACCCCGTACAGGTGCTGGCACTGGCGCGGCAGCTGGCGGACGGGACGGAGGAACTACCCCGCGTGCTCGTCCTGGGGTGCGAACCGGCCGTGCGGATGCGGGGCGACGAGCCCGACGTGGTGGTGGGGCTGAGCGAACCGGTGCGGGCGGCGGTGACCGTGGCCGCGGACATGCTGGAGTCGCTCACCGGCGAACTGCTGCGCGATCCGCAGGCCGACCTGAGCAGACCGGCAGTTGGGAGGTGA
- a CDS encoding gas vesicle protein, giving the protein MGPTPSRAVPYGQQGSSSANLADILERVLDKGVVIAGDIQINLLDIELLTIKLRLLVVSVDKAKEMGIDWWENDPSLSSRAAVRSQQSDAALNGGENHNALAEENDRLRREIERLRSSAELPAGEGTGESGSAGKGSARKGTAARQSGGDGTRKRGR; this is encoded by the coding sequence ATGGGACCGACCCCCAGCAGGGCGGTCCCGTACGGCCAGCAAGGTTCCTCCTCCGCCAACCTGGCGGACATCCTCGAGCGGGTGCTCGACAAGGGCGTCGTCATCGCCGGCGACATCCAGATCAACCTGCTCGACATCGAGCTGCTGACGATCAAGCTGCGGCTGCTCGTGGTCTCCGTCGACAAGGCGAAGGAGATGGGGATCGACTGGTGGGAGAACGATCCGTCGCTCTCCTCACGTGCCGCCGTGCGGTCGCAGCAGTCCGACGCCGCTCTCAACGGCGGCGAGAACCACAATGCCCTGGCCGAGGAGAATGACCGGCTGCGCCGGGAGATCGAACGGCTGCGCTCGTCCGCGGAACTCCCGGCCGGTGAGGGGACCGGCGAGAGCGGCTCCGCCGGCAAGGGGAGCGCCCGGAAGGGGACCGCCGCACGGCAGAGCGGCGGCGACGGCACGCGCAAGCGCGGAAGGTGA
- a CDS encoding SAM-dependent methyltransferase yields MYDYFLGGTTNFPADRENAGKAMAAFPGVLVAARANRQFMHRSVRHLTQMGMRQFLDVGTGIPTSPNLHEIAQGVAPDARVVYTDNDPIVLTHAQALLRSSSEGRTAYAQCDARDPEAVLKSTEVLETLDLSRPVALSLIALLHFVPGERTAHEIVEYFREALPSGSTLTISHVTPDFDPEPITRALGAYAAAGTPVQARTRQEVTRFFDGWELLDPGLTVTHRWRPDAEHDLSQVTDAEATCYAAVARKP; encoded by the coding sequence ATGTACGACTACTTCCTCGGCGGCACGACGAACTTCCCCGCCGACCGCGAGAACGCCGGCAAGGCCATGGCCGCCTTCCCCGGGGTGCTCGTCGCCGCCCGTGCCAACCGGCAGTTCATGCACCGCTCGGTGCGGCACCTGACTCAGATGGGAATGCGCCAGTTCCTGGACGTCGGCACCGGCATACCCACATCGCCCAACCTGCACGAGATCGCCCAGGGGGTCGCCCCTGACGCACGCGTCGTCTACACCGACAACGACCCCATCGTCCTCACCCACGCGCAGGCCCTGCTGCGCAGCAGCTCCGAGGGCCGAACCGCCTACGCCCAGTGCGACGCCCGCGACCCCGAGGCCGTGCTGAAGTCCACGGAGGTGCTCGAGACCCTCGACCTGAGCCGCCCCGTCGCCCTGAGCCTCATCGCGCTGCTCCACTTCGTTCCGGGGGAGCGCACCGCCCACGAGATCGTCGAGTACTTCCGCGAGGCCCTGCCTTCGGGCAGCACTCTCACGATCAGCCACGTCACCCCCGACTTCGATCCGGAGCCCATCACACGCGCCCTCGGGGCCTATGCGGCGGCGGGAACTCCCGTACAGGCCCGCACGCGTCAGGAGGTCACCCGGTTCTTCGACGGCTGGGAGCTGCTCGACCCGGGCCTCACCGTCACCCACCGCTGGCGTCCCGATGCCGAGCACGACCTGTCCCAGGTCACCGACGCGGAAGCGACGTGCTACGCCGCGGTGGCCCGCAAGCCCTGA
- a CDS encoding DUF6084 family protein, protein MKANTAPSATEAPPGAGTARRTDLPDLDFAVTGARAMADAAVPTLLFRLALSRAGGGRVRSVSLNADVRIAVDRRGSDGVDRLVMARIFGQPEQWATSMRPLTWARISTVVPPFDERTETDLAVPCSRDMELAVTSYFHGVRDGEVPLDFLFSGTVFHDGPDGRLRTAQISWAKDATCRVPAALWHEVTGRYDGGTSWLPLSPGAYREITAHRDRHALTGWDETVSDLLARARNTAGGTAWTP, encoded by the coding sequence GTGAAGGCGAACACCGCCCCGAGCGCGACCGAAGCGCCGCCCGGTGCCGGCACCGCGCGGCGCACGGACCTGCCCGACCTGGACTTCGCCGTCACGGGCGCACGCGCCATGGCGGACGCGGCCGTGCCGACGCTGCTCTTCCGGCTCGCGCTCAGCCGCGCCGGCGGCGGCAGGGTCCGCTCCGTATCCCTCAACGCGGACGTACGGATCGCGGTGGACCGGCGCGGCTCCGACGGGGTCGACCGGCTGGTCATGGCCAGGATCTTCGGTCAGCCGGAGCAGTGGGCCACCAGCATGCGCCCGCTGACCTGGGCCAGGATCAGCACCGTCGTCCCGCCCTTCGACGAGCGCACCGAGACCGACCTGGCGGTGCCCTGCAGCCGGGACATGGAGCTCGCCGTCACGTCCTACTTCCACGGAGTCCGCGACGGTGAGGTCCCGCTGGACTTCCTCTTCAGCGGGACCGTCTTCCACGACGGCCCCGACGGCCGGCTGCGCACCGCGCAGATCTCCTGGGCCAAGGACGCCACGTGCCGGGTGCCCGCCGCCCTCTGGCACGAGGTGACCGGCCGCTACGACGGCGGCACGAGCTGGCTGCCGCTCTCCCCCGGCGCCTATCGCGAAATCACGGCCCACCGGGACCGCCACGCACTCACGGGATGGGACGAGACGGTCTCCGACCTGCTCGCCCGCGCACGGAACACCGCAGGAGGTACGGCTTGGACGCCGTAG
- a CDS encoding plasmid stabilization protein: protein MPAGSNAKRERQYEHIKEGAEKRGASKGRAKEIASRTVNKERARTGEAKRASRTSTKGSSASARGGARSGRGMGPKAGPTRDQLYNEARQRGIEGRSSMNKRQLQKALGR from the coding sequence ATGCCTGCAGGGTCGAACGCCAAGCGTGAGCGGCAGTACGAGCACATCAAGGAGGGCGCTGAGAAGCGCGGAGCCTCCAAGGGCCGGGCCAAGGAGATCGCCTCCCGGACGGTCAACAAGGAGCGGGCCCGCACGGGCGAGGCGAAGCGCGCCAGCCGGACCTCCACGAAGGGCAGCTCCGCCTCCGCGCGCGGAGGTGCGCGCTCGGGCAGGGGCATGGGCCCCAAGGCCGGTCCCACCAGGGACCAGCTCTACAACGAGGCCAGGCAGCGCGGGATCGAGGGCCGCTCCTCGATGAACAAGCGCCAGCTCCAGAAGGCGCTGGGACGCTGA
- a CDS encoding GvpL/GvpF family gas vesicle protein: MPIPEGEPGVPQHEQDGERARVRYVFAVGRSGEQLVAAADGLAGPSGSPVRTVDAGELSALVSDVPAGLYDEAGLKAQLEDMERLEAMARSHHAVVATAYEHTTVLPMRLATVYLDDGRVAEMLTEREGEFVALLSRLEGHVEWGVKVYADPREAASGAAASSDSGTAAQASGSPGRAYLQRRRQQRSTHRDTYRAAGAVGERVTALADGIATAKVAHRPQQGELASGPGENIANDAYLVPAARSDDFRAAIGGLAEDVPGVRVVLTGPWAPYSFATPPSTASAQRPQHAGTADDGT, from the coding sequence ATGCCGATCCCGGAAGGAGAGCCCGGAGTGCCGCAGCACGAGCAGGACGGTGAACGGGCCCGGGTCCGTTACGTCTTCGCGGTCGGCCGGAGCGGCGAACAGCTCGTGGCCGCGGCCGACGGGCTGGCCGGTCCGTCCGGTTCGCCGGTGCGCACCGTGGACGCCGGGGAGCTGAGCGCGCTCGTCTCGGATGTCCCGGCGGGCCTGTACGACGAGGCCGGGCTGAAGGCCCAACTGGAGGACATGGAGCGGCTGGAGGCGATGGCCCGCTCCCACCACGCGGTGGTCGCCACGGCGTACGAGCACACCACGGTGCTGCCCATGCGCCTGGCGACGGTGTACCTCGACGACGGACGGGTCGCGGAGATGCTGACCGAGCGGGAAGGCGAGTTCGTCGCCCTGCTCTCCCGGCTGGAGGGCCATGTCGAGTGGGGCGTGAAGGTCTACGCCGACCCCCGCGAGGCAGCGTCCGGCGCCGCCGCTTCGTCCGACTCCGGTACGGCGGCGCAGGCGTCCGGCAGCCCCGGGCGCGCATACCTCCAGCGGCGCAGGCAGCAGCGCAGCACGCACCGCGACACCTACCGGGCCGCCGGGGCGGTGGGCGAACGCGTGACGGCGCTCGCGGACGGCATCGCCACGGCCAAGGTCGCGCACCGGCCGCAGCAGGGCGAACTGGCCTCCGGGCCGGGAGAGAACATCGCCAACGACGCCTATCTGGTTCCGGCGGCGCGCAGCGACGACTTCAGGGCCGCGATCGGCGGTCTCGCAGAGGACGTCCCGGGTGTCCGTGTCGTGCTGACGGGGCCGTGGGCGCCGTACTCGTTCGCGACGCCGCCCTCAACGGCCTCGGCACAGCGGCCTCAGCACGCGGGAACCGCCGACGATGGAACCTGA
- a CDS encoding gas vesicle structural protein GvpA: MTVVAQTTQSQPNTGSGGGNLYDILELILDRGLVIDAFVRVSLVGIEILKIDVRVVVASVDTYLRFAEACNRLDLEAGRKAPTQLTEIVGDATESGAKGKSKGALTGAVEAFSESFQRGRDGDEEEREREPRKASASSGSRRTTRRKED; the protein is encoded by the coding sequence GTGACGGTAGTTGCGCAGACGACTCAATCCCAGCCGAACACCGGTTCCGGCGGGGGAAATCTCTACGACATCCTCGAACTGATCCTGGACCGCGGTCTCGTCATCGACGCGTTCGTACGGGTCTCTCTCGTCGGCATCGAGATACTCAAGATCGATGTCCGTGTCGTCGTCGCCAGCGTGGACACCTACCTGCGCTTCGCCGAGGCCTGCAACAGGCTGGACCTCGAGGCCGGGCGCAAGGCCCCCACCCAGCTCACCGAGATCGTGGGCGACGCCACGGAGAGCGGCGCGAAGGGCAAGTCCAAGGGTGCGCTGACCGGTGCAGTCGAGGCATTCAGCGAGTCCTTCCAGAGGGGACGCGACGGCGACGAGGAAGAGCGTGAGCGGGAGCCGAGGAAGGCCAGCGCCTCGTCCGGCAGCCGTCGCACCACCCGTCGCAAGGAGGACTGA
- a CDS encoding VOC family protein, translating into MASEVSPVYGAPCWVSLATGDLESAQRFYGEVLGWSFRRGSLGEEFSVAYSEDVPVVGLGAIARTMGVAVQWTPFFAVPDANTTASRVRERSATVAVGPIRMGEGRTALAADLAGATFGFWEGAVLSSWDAARRDLPARLELRTRDAFAAAIFYAEVFDWASDGGRCEVDYQYEAVVVRVDGRAVATLRGGAIESAPDPHIRPRWHVSFTVDDVDDAAKTTVAAGGAIATSPSDNPFGRSAGLVDPEGGLFTVHSRER; encoded by the coding sequence ATGGCCTCCGAGGTCTCACCTGTGTACGGAGCGCCGTGCTGGGTGAGCCTGGCGACGGGTGACCTGGAGAGCGCCCAGCGCTTCTACGGCGAGGTGCTGGGCTGGTCCTTCCGGCGCGGCAGCCTCGGCGAGGAGTTCAGCGTCGCCTACTCCGAGGACGTGCCGGTCGTGGGCCTGGGCGCCATCGCCCGCACGATGGGCGTGGCCGTGCAGTGGACGCCCTTCTTCGCGGTCCCCGACGCGAACACCACGGCCTCACGCGTGCGTGAGCGGAGCGCCACGGTCGCGGTCGGCCCCATCCGCATGGGCGAGGGACGCACGGCACTGGCGGCCGATCTCGCCGGCGCCACGTTCGGCTTCTGGGAGGGCGCGGTGCTCTCCAGCTGGGACGCGGCGCGGCGCGATCTGCCGGCCCGTCTGGAGCTGCGCACCCGGGACGCCTTCGCCGCCGCCATCTTCTACGCCGAGGTCTTCGACTGGGCCTCCGATGGGGGACGCTGCGAGGTCGACTACCAGTACGAGGCGGTGGTCGTACGGGTCGACGGCCGCGCCGTGGCCACGTTGCGGGGAGGAGCGATCGAGTCGGCACCCGACCCGCACATCCGCCCGCGCTGGCACGTCTCCTTCACGGTGGACGACGTCGACGACGCGGCGAAGACCACCGTCGCTGCCGGCGGCGCCATCGCGACGAGCCCGAGCGACAACCCCTTCGGGCGTTCGGCCGGGCTCGTCGACCCCGAGGGCGGCCTGTTCACCGTGCACTCCCGCGAGAGGTGA
- a CDS encoding GvpL/GvpF family gas vesicle protein, giving the protein MSTYIYAITSADHPQNLQGLSGVGSPAGSLRTVKSNALSAVVSDAPGDLRAKRRDLAAHQAVLEQLMADGATLPMRFGLVGPDDGAVETVLEENQDSYAERLSELDGCVEYNLKAAREEDDLLREIVAGSEEIQRLREVTKDHPEAQGEKMRLGELVSGEVQARHEAEGTDLLERLSGGAQRHAVAEPTEAHFLNASFLVRREDAAAFAQAVHEEAERRGDAYSLNLHGPLPPYSFV; this is encoded by the coding sequence GTGTCGACCTACATCTACGCGATCACGTCCGCCGACCATCCGCAGAACCTGCAGGGGCTCAGCGGCGTCGGGTCTCCGGCAGGATCGCTGCGTACGGTCAAGTCGAATGCCCTGAGCGCCGTGGTCAGCGACGCTCCCGGAGACCTGCGTGCCAAGCGCCGTGATCTCGCCGCGCACCAGGCCGTCCTGGAGCAGCTGATGGCGGACGGTGCGACGCTGCCGATGCGCTTCGGTCTCGTCGGTCCCGACGACGGGGCCGTGGAGACCGTGCTGGAGGAGAACCAGGACAGTTACGCGGAGCGGCTCTCGGAGCTCGACGGCTGCGTGGAGTACAACCTCAAGGCGGCCCGCGAGGAGGACGACCTGCTGCGCGAGATCGTCGCCGGATCCGAGGAGATCCAGCGTCTGCGCGAGGTCACCAAGGACCACCCGGAGGCCCAGGGCGAGAAGATGCGGCTCGGCGAGCTGGTCTCGGGCGAGGTTCAGGCCCGTCACGAGGCCGAGGGCACGGACCTGTTGGAGCGGTTGTCCGGCGGCGCCCAGCGCCACGCGGTCGCCGAGCCCACGGAGGCGCACTTCCTCAACGCCTCGTTCCTGGTGCGGCGGGAGGACGCGGCTGCCTTCGCACAGGCCGTTCACGAGGAGGCCGAGCGCAGGGGCGACGCCTACTCCCTCAACCTCCACGGCCCACTGCCCCCGTACAGCTTCGTCTGA
- a CDS encoding gas vesicle protein, whose translation MATSGDKDSKESKTQQASRRQPSRQQANADQKQERGGSADRSERQSSNAEQKQGRYGSSPNGRVPIAEAMRLAAGQLAELLQCEPASVSSVKATDGGWRADVEVVEVERIPETTSVMGSYRVELDGQGNLLGYERTRRYARGQIDQRK comes from the coding sequence ATGGCGACATCGGGTGACAAAGACAGCAAAGAGAGCAAAACGCAGCAGGCGAGCCGACGGCAGCCAAGTCGGCAGCAGGCGAACGCAGATCAGAAGCAGGAACGGGGCGGCAGCGCCGACCGGAGCGAGCGGCAGAGCAGCAACGCCGAGCAGAAGCAGGGGCGTTACGGCAGCAGCCCGAACGGACGGGTTCCGATAGCGGAGGCCATGCGTCTCGCGGCCGGGCAGCTCGCCGAACTCCTTCAGTGCGAACCCGCTTCCGTCTCTTCGGTCAAGGCCACGGACGGAGGCTGGAGGGCCGACGTCGAGGTGGTCGAGGTGGAACGCATCCCCGAGACCACCAGCGTGATGGGTTCCTACCGCGTCGAGCTGGACGGCCAGGGAAATCTGCTCGGTTACGAGCGCACCCGCCGCTACGCGCGCGGTCAGATCGATCAGCGGAAGTGA
- a CDS encoding SRPBCC family protein translates to MADSALSKFKDDLANDPATDRLKQELQSYLQARAVKAVSGLGSKLGEGVGKLADPGAGPSALMGSLAKGGQALSEGKSPAQAAMTAGTSHMKEMVKDKVKGLFGKGKGKSGGGKSKSVTIVEDIDVGVPVREAYDQWTQFQEFSSFAKGVVSVEKSDDTSSNWKVKVAKSTRSLKANVTEQIPDERISWTTDGAKGTVKGVVTFHKITDNLTRVLLVLEYFPGGFFEKTGNIWRAQGRRARLDLKLYRKFIMMRGEATDGWRGEIRDGEVVVEHEDAVEEEERAEAESENSEDPEAEAEADDEDRPSGEVDEDEEAEGEYDEDEEPEAEYEGEEEDAEVDPEGEYEEELEPEEEYEEEEAEDAEEDERGRRTVSAGR, encoded by the coding sequence ATGGCTGACTCTGCTCTGAGCAAGTTCAAGGACGATCTGGCGAACGACCCGGCCACCGACCGCCTCAAGCAGGAGCTGCAGTCCTATCTGCAGGCCCGCGCCGTCAAGGCCGTGTCGGGACTGGGCAGCAAGCTGGGCGAGGGCGTCGGCAAGCTGGCCGACCCCGGCGCGGGTCCGAGCGCCCTCATGGGCAGCCTCGCCAAGGGCGGCCAGGCGCTGAGCGAGGGCAAGTCCCCCGCGCAGGCCGCCATGACGGCGGGCACCTCGCACATGAAGGAAATGGTCAAGGACAAGGTCAAGGGTTTGTTCGGCAAGGGCAAGGGCAAGAGCGGCGGCGGCAAGTCCAAGAGCGTGACGATCGTCGAGGACATCGACGTGGGCGTGCCGGTTCGCGAGGCGTACGACCAGTGGACGCAGTTCCAGGAGTTCAGCAGCTTCGCCAAGGGTGTCGTCAGCGTCGAGAAGTCCGACGACACCAGCAGCAACTGGAAGGTGAAGGTCGCCAAGTCCACGCGGAGCCTCAAGGCCAACGTCACGGAGCAGATCCCTGACGAGCGCATCAGCTGGACGACCGACGGGGCCAAGGGCACTGTCAAGGGTGTCGTGACCTTCCACAAGATCACCGACAACCTGACGCGTGTGCTGCTGGTCCTGGAGTACTTCCCCGGCGGCTTCTTCGAGAAGACCGGCAACATCTGGCGGGCACAGGGCCGCCGGGCACGGCTGGACCTGAAGCTGTACCGCAAGTTCATCATGATGCGGGGCGAGGCCACCGACGGCTGGCGTGGTGAGATCCGGGACGGAGAGGTCGTCGTCGAGCACGAGGACGCCGTCGAGGAGGAAGAGCGCGCCGAGGCCGAGTCGGAGAACTCGGAGGACCCCGAGGCCGAGGCGGAGGCCGACGACGAGGACCGTCCCTCCGGCGAGGTGGACGAGGACGAAGAGGCCGAGGGCGAGTACGACGAGGACGAGGAGCCCGAAGCCGAGTACGAGGGAGAAGAGGAAGACGCGGAGGTGGACCCCGAGGGCGAGTACGAGGAGGAGCTCGAACCCGAGGAGGAATACGAGGAGGAAGAGGCGGAAGACGCCGAGGAAGACGAGCGTGGCCGCCGAACCGTCTCCGCCGGCCGCTGA
- a CDS encoding sigma-70 family RNA polymerase sigma factor has product MTAEADRPRGPAARATAATAATDEARHDGDRRRLMLSFDAFDASHHRLWLRYAHTQAGSREAAERIVEDACRHLLAHWEHALRQQSLTEYAWTVLKEHVAHWLGERGLRPQLAETAAFHTAVRKALLHELRDEFAVLEGEIGLYAAIGRLPERQYDVVVLRYVLGCSEEEVAGYLGFETATVRSHIRYAKRRLARELRTAPGPGTGEG; this is encoded by the coding sequence ATGACGGCCGAGGCCGACAGGCCCCGCGGTCCCGCCGCCCGGGCGACGGCAGCGACCGCAGCGACGGACGAGGCACGCCACGACGGCGACCGCCGGCGGCTGATGCTCTCCTTCGACGCGTTCGACGCCTCCCACCACCGCCTCTGGCTGCGCTACGCGCATACGCAGGCCGGCAGCCGAGAGGCAGCGGAGCGCATCGTGGAAGACGCCTGCCGTCATCTGCTCGCCCACTGGGAACACGCACTGCGGCAGCAGTCGCTCACCGAGTATGCCTGGACGGTGCTCAAGGAGCACGTCGCGCACTGGCTCGGTGAGCGCGGGCTGCGGCCGCAGCTCGCCGAGACCGCGGCCTTCCACACGGCGGTGCGCAAGGCGCTCCTGCACGAACTGCGCGACGAATTCGCGGTGCTGGAAGGCGAGATCGGGCTGTACGCGGCGATCGGGCGACTCCCTGAGCGGCAGTACGACGTGGTCGTGCTGCGGTACGTCCTGGGCTGCTCGGAGGAAGAAGTGGCCGGCTATCTCGGTTTCGAGACAGCCACGGTGCGCTCCCACATACGCTATGCGAAACGGAGGCTCGCCCGGGAGCTGCGCACGGCACCGGGGCCCGGCACGGGGGAAGGCTGA